Within Myceligenerans xiligouense, the genomic segment CGGGCCGTCTCGAGGTCGAGGCGGACGCGCACGACCACGACCACGTCACGCTGGTGACGCGGGAGGACCTCGTGCTCGCCGCGCAGCGGCTGGCACGGCTCATGGACCCGAGCAAGGCGGACGCACTCATCGTGGCACCGGTCCCGGCGGACGGGACGGGCACCGCGGCGGGTTCGGGGGATCCGGGCCTGCGGCAGAACCTGATGACCATCGTGGACGCGTTCGGCCTGTCCACGGCCGGTTTCGCGAACGGCCGCATCCCGGTCACGGTTCTCTGCCCTCTCGAGTTCGCGCCGGGTCACCGGCTGCGCTGCGACGCCGCCGAGCGGTTCACCGCGCTGAACGAGGAGTACGAGAAGCGGTTCGGCCGGAGCATTCCGATCACCGACTCGTACCGGACCTACGACGCGCAGGTGACGCTGCGGGCGCTCAAGCCGACCCTGGCGGCGATTCCCGGGACCTCCAACCACGGGTGGGGGATCGCCGTCGACCTCGGTGCGCCGATCAACTCGGGCCGGAGCGCCGAGTACGCCTGGCTCCGGGTGCACGGCCCGGACTACGGCTGGGACAACCCGGGATGGGCCCGCCTGGACGGTTCGAAGCCCGAGCCGTGGCACTTCGAGTTCTTCGCGGCCGGGATCATCCCGAACCGCGCACTGGACGTGTCGGACATCAGCACCGAGGACGATCCCCGGTACCGGCCGCCGGAGAAGCCGAAGCCCGGCGACGAGCCCGCCGCGATACCGGCGAAGGACACCAAGGACCCCAAGGGCTCGAAGGGCGACGGCAAGAGCGGCGGGTCGGACGACCCGAGCAAGGATCCGGGCGACGGCACACCCCCGTCGTCCAAGCCGTCGGAGCCGACACCCAAGCCGAGCCCGTCGCCGAGCAAGCCCAAGCCGAGCCCTTCGCCCTCGCCGTCGCCGAGCAAGGACCCGACGCCGACGCCCTCGCCGACGCCGAGCAAGGAGCCGACGCCCTCTCCCTCGCCCAGCAAGGAGCCGACGCCGACGCCGTCGCCGTCGCCGAGTGACGGGCCCAGTGAACCCGGCGACCCGAGCGGCGATCCCAGCGACCCGAGCGAACCCACCGATCCGGGCAAGCCCAGTGGTGACCCGGACGTGTCCTGCGACGAGTCCGCGGACGAGACGGCCGGGACGCGCGACGACGGCGGAGCGGGCGACGAGCCGGGTGGCGACTCCGGCGCCGACTCGGCCTCCGCCGCCGAGTCGGAGGAGGTCGCGCCGTGCGGCCCGGACGACGGCGACGGGACCGTCGGGACCGAGCAGGAGACCTCGTCGTCACCGTCCGAACCCTCGGACGCGCCGTCCGCGCGGACGGACGCGATGACCGGGGTCGTCGGCTCGGCCACGAGGTCGTCACTCGCCCGCCGGAGGGACGGGGACGGCGAGGACCCCGAGGGTGAGGACGCCGACGATGCGGACCGCGGTGGGGAGAACGTCGGCGCCTGACGGGAGACCTGCCCTCGACCGAATCCCCTCACCTGCTGTGACGCGCGCGCGTCAGCGCGGAGATACCGGGAATTCATGCACAGGCTCTACAGTGCCCGACGATGAGTACTGATTCTTCCGGTGCCGGGACGGGCGCCGTCGGCGATCCGCGGCGCTTCCTTCACGACGGGCGTCTCGAGACGCTGCCGCGTCGCCGTCGCGACAAGATCGCGGTCACGCGGTACATCGCGACACGGGCGCTCCCGGTTCTCCTGGAGCCGGTGGGCGAGCGGGAACTCACGGATCGCCTGGCCCGTCTCGCGCGCGATCCGGTCGGACTGCGCAGGGCGATGGTCGATCTCGGGCTCGTGACGCGCACGCGCGACGGCTCCGAGTACTGGCGCACCGAACGCACGGAGTACGAGGACCAGGACGCGGACGCTGTAGTGCTGGCGACCCGAGTCCTTGAGCAAGAACTTGACCAAACTTCGGAGGAATCATAAGGAATGCGGTGATGGTGGTAACAGTGGGAACTGTCACTCACCCCCGCGCGTTGGTGCAGTGTCACGTGATCTTGACTTCGCGCAACGTGAACGTAACGGGTCCGGACTGGACTCTTCGGCCCGTTGGGTGAAGACTCGAACCCAGTCGTATTCCTGCCCCGCGCTTCACGGTGAGGTGAGTCTGCGCCAAGGGCACGTCAAATATCGGTCGAAGCACTGACAACGGAGTGTACGAAGACATGGATCCTCTCCCGAGCTCTTCCGACCCCGCCTCGGAGCCCGGACGCCCCGGCTCCGGGATCGCCTGCCGACATGTGTACGAGGGCTCGATCCTCACCCTGTGGGGCGAGGTCGACGCCCAGCTCCGGGAGGCCGCCAGCCAGGCCATGGCCTCCCTCGCCTCCCGCCCTGATCCCGCGCCGGTGATCGTCGACGCGCGCGACGTCACCTTCATCGACTCCTCCGGGGTCGCGTTCATCCTCCAGGTCTTCGTTCTCGGCGAGGAGACAGGGTCGACGGTGACCCTGCGCGAGCCCTCGGCGGAGGTCATGCGAGTCCTCGACATGGTCGGGATCTCGGAACGCCTGCTCATGGAGGAAAAGGCGACCGCGTGACGTTTCCTCTCGCCGGGATGGTCGGGCAGCGACGCCGTCGACCATCCTGGCGATCCGTGCGCGGCGATGAGATAGATCCGACGCCCGGCGCGTGGAGTGGCACCCTGTGGTCGTGAGCAACGACGTCAGCGTGAACTGGGCAGGCAACCTCACCTATTCGGCGAGTGCGGTCGCGCGGCCCGGCACGCCGCAGGAACTCTCGGACCTGATCCGTGGCACGGACCGGGTCAAGGCGCTCGGCTCGCGGCACTCGTTCTGCGACGTCGCGGACACCACCGGCACGCACGTCCTGCTCGACGCGTACGACGACGGGCGCCCGGCCGTCGTCGTCGACCCCGGCAGCGGCGTGGCGTCGCTGCGCGCGGGGTTGCTGTACGGCCAGGCGGGTGCGGCACTGCTGGGGCAGGGCCGGGCGCTGCGCACGATGGCGTCGCTCCCGCACATCTCGCTGGCGGGTGCGATCGCCACGGCGACCCACGGCTCGGGCGACGCGAACGGGTGCCTCGCGAGCGACGTCGTCGGGCTGGAGATCGTCACCGCCGACGGCGGGACGCGCACCCTGCGTCGCGGCGACGCGGACTTCCCGGGCGCCGTCGTCGGCCTCGGAGCGCTCGGTGTCGTGACCCGCGTCGAGATGGCCACCGACGCGGCGTTCCAGGTGAGCCAGGACGTCGTCGTCGATCTGCCCTGGGAGGCGCTGCTCACCGACCTCGACGCGATCACCGGCGCCGCGTACTCGGTCAGCGCGTTCACCCGCTGGGGTGACGACACCGTCTCCCAGGTCTGGCTGAAGTCGCGGGTGGATGACCCGTCGCACCGGCCGGGCGGAGACGCCACGACCGGCGCGGGGCGCCGACCCGCCCGGGAGGTCCTGCTCGACCTGGGCGCCCGTGACGCCCCTGGTCCGATGCACCCGCTGGCGGGCGAGGACCCGGCCGCGAGCACCGTCCAAGGCGGCGTGGCGGGCCCCGCGCACGAGCGGCTCCCGCACTTCCGCGCGGAGCACACGCCGTCGACCGGTGCCGAGCTCCAGTCCGAGTACCTCGTGCCGCGCGAACGTGCGGCCGAGGCGATCGATGCGATGCGGGGCCTCGGCGCCAAGGTGCGGCCACTGCTGTTCGCCGGCGAGATCCGGACCGTCGCCGGTGACGACCTGTGGCTCAGCCCGTTCGACGGCGACACCCTCGCTCTGCACTTCACCTGGAAGCCGGACGGCGACGCGGTCCGGGCCGTGCTGCGCGACCTGGAGGCGGCACTGCTCCCGCTGGGCGCCCGACCGCACTGGGGCAAGATCTTCGTCGCGTCACCGAGCGACGTCGCGGCGATGTTCCCGCGCTTCGCGGACTTCGCGGCCCTGGCGAACCGGATGGATCCGCAGGGCAAGTTCCGCGGCGGCTATCTCACCCGGCTCCTGCCCGCGTAGCCGTGCCCCGGCCGGCACGGCCAACGGCGCGGTGCCGTGGCGCGGCAGCGGCGTCGGGCCGTCGCGCGGCGGCGGCGTGGAACCTCGGGCTCCACGCCGCCGTCCTGACGGCACCGCCGCTCCCCGCGGTGGGCGACGCCGGGAGATCAGGAGTTCTGCTCGTCGCCGCCGGTCTCGCCGTCCGGCCACTCCGTCCGTTCCGGCCGGGCCACGAGCATGGCGATGCTGACGCCCAGGCCTCCCCACACGAGCAGCAGCGACACCACCATCAGAGCGATCGCGCTCGCGTTCATGCCGCACCTTCCTTCCCGCCGCGCGCCGGCGGCGTGTGGCTCCTGTCGTAGCGCGGCCACGGGGCGTAGACGTCCACCGGTGACCTCCAGGGCGTGAGGGTGAGCACCACGGCGAACACCACGAACGCGGCGATCGCCCCCCAGCCCACGACACCGAGGTACCAGGTCGCATACCCCTCGTACCCCTCGACGAGCAGCGTCTGGATCCGTGACACGAGCATCCAGCCGAGCACCAGCGGCGCCAGTACCCCGACGAAGAACGTCCACCAGCCCCCGACCTGCAGCGTCGACACCGAGTTCAGGTGGAACCGCAGTTCCCTGCCCCGTCGCGCCACCCAGATCACCAGCACGCACATCGCGACCGCGGCCGAGACGATCCCGACGTTGTTGGCCCAGTTGTCCAGTGTGTCGAGCGCGATCAGACCGGTCGTCGTCGAGAAGCCGAGCACGGAGATCACTCCCGCGACGCCGCCGATCCCGAACGCCGCCTGGCGCCGGGAGATCGACAGCTTCTCCTGGAACGCGGCCGAGACGACCTGCAGGATCGACACCAGCGACGTGAACCCGGCCATCACCAGCGACCCGAAGAACAGCGCGCCGAACAGCGCGCCGGCGGGCATCTGGGAGACCAGCGCGGGGAACGTCACGAACGACAGGATCGGTCCCGTGATCCCCTCGAGTTCCCCGAACGCCACGCCCTCCTGCCCGGCGAGGAAGCCGAGCGCGGCGAACACCCCGATCCCGGCGAAGAGCTCGAACCCGGAGTTGGCGAACGCGACCACCAGGCCCGGCGACGTGAGGTTCCCGCGCCGCCTGCGGTAGGACGCGTACGTGATCATGATCCCGAACGCGATCGACAGCGAGAAGAAGATCTGGCCGTATGCCGCGATCCACACGTCGGCGTCCCCGAGCGCGGCCCAGTTCGGCGTGAACAGGGCGTTCAGGCCGTCCGTGGCCCCCGGGAGGAACAGGGAGCGGACCACCAGGACACCGAACGCGACGAGCAGCAGCGGCATGAACAGGAGGTTCACCCGCTGCACGCCGCGCGCGACCCCGGCCGAAAGCACGATGATCGCCACGACCCAGACCAGGACGAGCGGGATCAGCACCGCGGGCACGAAGTCGAGGGTGAACCACGGGTCGGCGCCACCGACGTCGGCCACCTGGAGGTAGTCGACCAGGAAGAAGGTCGTGGTGTCGTCGCCCCAGCGCAGGTCGAAGGAATACCAGAAGAAGCTCAGTGCCCACGCGATCACCGCCGTGTAGTACACGGCGATCGCGAGGCAGATCGCCACCTGGTACCAGCCGAGGGTCTCGAACCAGCGGCTGATCCGGCGCATCGCCAGCGGGGCGGAACCGCGGAACCGGTGCCCGATCGCGTAGTCGAGGTACAGGATCGGGACGCCGGCCGTGATGAGGGCGATCAGGTACGGCACGAGGAATGCCCCGCCACCGTTCTCGTAGGCCACGCCGGGGAACCGCCAGATGTTCCCCAGCCCGACCGCCGACCCGATCGCCGACAGGATGAAGCCGACCTGTCCGGTCCACTCCTCTCGCGGCCTTGCCTCGGGTGAAATCTGTGTACTCATGATCCAGATCATCCCCCGGCTGTCCACGTCCCGCGCGGAGTGTTCACGTTCCGACTGCGGTCCCGCCTCCGGCCCCGGCGGGAAGCCGCAGTTCCGCGACGCAGCCCGGTCCGGCGTTCCGGATCGAGGCGGACCCGCCGTGGACGTCCGCGACCCCGCGGACGATCGCCAGGCCGAGCCCGGCGCCGCCGCTCTCGTGCGGGACGCCGGACCCGGCGGCGGGACCGCCCTGCGAGGCTCGCTCCGGCGTTCTGGCGCGCGTCCCCCGCCATCCCGCGTCGAAGACCCGCGGCAGGTCGGCCTCGGGAATCCCCCCGCACTCGTCCTGCACCGCGATGACGGCGATCCGCTGGTCCCGGGACGGCGGGTCCGTCGCGGCCGGGTGCGCGGTGACCGTCACGGTTCCGCCGGGGGGCGTGTGACGTACCGCGTTGACCAGTAAGTTCGCCACAGCGCGGGCAACCTCGCGGGCATCGACGGTCGCCAGCGCGCCGTCGCCGTCGGCCTCGACCACCCGCACGTCCCGTGCGTCGGCGAGGGGCCGGATCGCGGCGACGGCGTCGGAGACCAGGTCACGCAGGTCCACGAGCTGGGCGCGCAGGACGAGCGCCGGCGACTGCAGACGCGACAGCGCGAGCAGGTCGTCCACCATGCCTGACATCCGGTGGTTCTCGGCCTGGATGCGGCGCACCGTCTCGGCCTCGTCGCCGACGTCGTCCTCCAGCGCCTCGGCGAGCACGCGGACGGCGGCGAGCGGCGTGCGCAGGTCGTGGGACACCCAGGCGACCATCTCGCGGCGTCCCGCCTCGATCTCGCGGTCCCGTGCCCGGGCCGCCGTGATCGCCGCCGCCTCCGCGGCGATCCGCCAGATCCGCACGGCCAGCACCATCCCGACGCCGAGTGCCACCGGGATCGCCGCCGCCAGCAGGAGCAGCACCGTCGTGGAGTCCTTGTCCGACAAGAACATGGCGCGCACGCTCGCGTACACCCCCGCGGCCACGGACACCACGACCACCAGCGGCGCGAGCACGGCCGCCGCCGCGGCGCGCCGTCGGGCGACCGCGAAGACCCCGACCGCTCCGACGGCGCCGACCGCCGCCGCCACTCCGGCGGACAGGACGAGGCCCTCCAGCATCACGTCGTCCACGGGGAGTCCTCGGGCGCCGCCACCGCCGGCGGGTGCACCGGCGCCGGGTCCCAGCGGTAGCCCACGCCGAACACCGTGACCAGTCGTTCGGGTTTCGAGGGGTCCGTCTCGACCTTCTCGCGCAGTCGGCGGACGTGCACGGTCACGGTGGACTGGTCGCCGAACTCCCAGCCCCAGACCTCACGCATGAGGCCGGGACGGTCGTGCACCTGACCGGGATGGCACAGGAACCAGCGCAACAGATCGAACTCCCGCGTGGTGAGCGAGAGCTCCCGTCCGCCGCGGATCACCCGGTGCGCCCCGGCATCGAGCACGAGGTCCCCGTCCCGCAGGACCTCGCCGTCCGACGACGTCGTCGCGCGCCCGGCCGTGGTGTCGCGCCCCGCGCCCGCCCGGGAGGCGTCCGGGGGAGTGCGAGGCACGTCCCGGCCGCCGATCGTCGGCGCCGTCTCCCGGTCCGGACGGCGGAGGTGGCCCGGTCCGGCCGCGCGGCGGAGGAGAGCCTGGACGCGCAGTGTGAGCTCGCGGGCGCTGAAGGGTTTGGTCACGTAGTCGTCGGCGCCGATCTCCAGGCCGAGGACGCGGTCCTCCTCCTCACCGCGCGCGGTGAGCATGAGCACCGGGAGATCGGGCCGCATCCCTCGCAGGCGGCGGCAGACCTCGAGCCCGTCGATCCCGGGCAGCATGAGGTCGAGCACGACGGCGTCGGGCGGCGTCGCGGCCGCGGAGGCCAGGGCGGCGTGCCCGTCGGCGGCATGGTCCGCGTCGATCCCGGCGCGCTCCAGGTAGGCGACGACCACCTCGGCGACGGTGCGGTCGTCGTCGACGACCAGAACTCGGGGCATCTCCACAGCATAGGAAGCAGGAGCCGAGGACGACGGCGACGCCGGGTGCCGTCACGGGACCGTAAGACCCTCCGGCGCGCGGCAGGAGACCGGTGCGACATCGGCGCGTGTGACCCCGTGTCTGCCATGCGTGGCCCGACAGATGCTCCGGACTGGCGCGACCGACCGACTTCATGACGAAATTCGTGGAACTGTCTGGAACCTTTACGGAACCTGCCGCGTGTTCCGTTCGTGACGGTTGTTGTCCCGCCCCCGGCGCACCTCGCCGTAGGCATCCCCAGGCACGACGCGTGCGGCTGCACGCGTGCCGTCACCGTTCCCGCGCATCGGAACGATGCGCGCGTCGCCGTGAGCCTCGTCGAGGACTCGGCGGAGTACGGCATGCCCGGGGACGGCATGCCGGAGGGAGTTGCCGCCGCGCAGGGGGCGGCGGCATCCTCCCGTGGTTCGGCACGAAGGGCGGGCGCCGCGCCCGTCGGAGTGGAGCCGGTCGATGCCGGACCGGTCGGTACCGGCCCGGCCGACCAGCGACAAGAGCACGACGGACGCGATGCCGTCCAGGGCCCCGTCGACCATCGCGACAGGTCAGGGGATGCCGTAGCCTCGGGCCGCGTGGGTGCCCAGATCCGCCATGCGGCAGCGCGCGGCAGCGCGCGACGACCGGAATCCGAACGCGCGACCGCTGGAGGTGCGCAGGTCACGGACAAGAACGCGGAGTTCACGGAGTTCATGCGCTCCGCCCGTGACCCACTGCACCGGATGGCCTTCCTGCTCTGCGGCGACCGGCACCGTGCCGAGGAGCTGACGCAGCAGACGTTCGAGCGCTGCTACCGCCACTGGCACAAGGCGCGCCAGGGCGAGCCGCTCGTCTACGCGCGACGCATCCTCGCGAACCTGCGTATCGACACCTGGCGTCGCACGCGCCGCGAGGTGCTCGCGGGGCCCGAGGACCTGCTGAACGCGCCCGCGGCCGGGAGCGAGAGCCCGCGCGCCGGATCGGTCGCCACGCCGGCCACCCGCACGGTCGAGGACCGCGACGCCGTGGTTCGCGCACTGCTCCAGCTACCGCTGAAACAGCGCAGGGTCGTCGTGATGCGGCACCTGCTCGACCTGTCGGAGACCGAGGTGTCCCGCGAGCTGGGCATGCCGCTCGGCACGGTGAAGTCGACGGCGTCACGCGGGCTCACCCAGTTGCGCACGATCCTGGAAGCACGGGGAGGTGCCCGATGAGCGACAACCTGTCCGACCAGGAGTTCGTCTCCCGCCTCCGTGACACGGCCTTCGACGCCGCCGGCAGCTCGACCCTCGACGTCGACTCCGTGCTGCGCTCCAGCCGCCGCAAGCACGCCGCACGCCGCACGGGTTACGCCGCGGCCGCCGGCCTGGTCCTGAGCACGGCGGGCATCGGGGCTGCCGGCGCGCTGCCCGGCGTACCCGGCCTGTGGAGCGCCGGGCCGGTGGAGGTCTCGCCGTCGTCGTCGGTGAGTCCCGACGGCGACACGGTCGACGCCGAGCCCGCTCCCACACCCGAACCGACCGCGAAGACTGCCGGCCCTTCCGCGCTCCCCGCCGAGTCCGCGCAGGTCACCAAGGTCGGCCCGGACGTGTGGCAGGTCACGGAGCCGGTCACGGTCATGGCCGACGACGACACCGCGCTCGTCGATCTCGGAATCGGTGCCTGGAGCGAGAACTCGCGCTTCTTCGCCCAGATCGATCTCGGGACCGAGGGCGGCAAGACCGTCTGGGAGGCGCTGCGCATCCTCTCCGGAACGGACCAGGACTTCGCGACGATGGCCCGTGGCGGCACCGCGGGCACGCTGCTCTGGGACGGCGTCACGAACGACGCGATGGTGCGGCGGGCCGACAACGGATCCTCGCTGGTGTTCGGCCTCACGTCGGGTGCCGGCTCCGGTGCGCAGCACCTCGTGCTGGACGAGCCGCTGGACGGCGGCGACCCGTCGACCACCTCGGTCCCGATCGAGCCGTTCGACGTCTTCGGCGACAGCCAGGTCTGGCTGCGCGTCGCCGAGGTGCGGTCGCGGGTCGAGCCGCGCGGGTTCGTCTACGCGGACGGCGACAGGTGGGGCGCCTCGTGGTGCCGGACGACGTCGCCACGGTGCACCGTCGTGTACGACCCGGCCGGCGGCGCCGTACGAAAGCCCTCCGGGGCCGAGCTCTCCCCGTTGGTCACGGAGCTCGGTCAGGCGATGCTGGACGGCGCGGACAAGCCCGTCGTCGCGGCCATGGAGGTCTGCGTCTCGTCGCGGGGTGACGACGCGTGGACGGCTCCGCCCGGGCTGACCGAGGACACGCTCGGCGCCGTGCCGGACGGTATCGACGCCGGGCAGTGGCGACAGTGCCTCATCGATCTGACCGAGGCGGCCGTGGCCGTGCAGCGAGGGCGGATCGACCTTCCCGCGGAGGGCGAGGGCGACGCGCCGGATGCCGGCAGCCCGGCTCCGGCGACCCCGGGTCCGACCCCGAGCGACGGGGAACAGGACGACCCGACGGGACCGATCGAGACCGTGACCGACGGCGTGGGCGAACTCATCGAGGGCGTTCTCGGCGGCGTGGGCGACGTGCTCAGCGGTGACACCGCCGACGACGGGAACCTCCTCGGGGGCGACTCGGGAGGGTGACCCGACCCGGCCCGTGAGGGCCGGCAAAGACTTCCCGCCGGGGTCTGGGTTCCTCCGGCGGGAACCAGCGAACGGCCCGGGGCAGAAATCTGGGGTTCTGCCTCGGGCCGTTCATCCTTCTCGCTCGGCTACTCGCCGTCCTCGCAGGCCAGGCCGTTGCCGTTCCGGTCGAGATCCCAGCGGTAGCTCGGGTCGGAGTCGGGGAGCGGCGCGCGGCCCGCCGCGCGCACGTCGTCACAGGTGAAGAAGAACTGGAAACCGTCGTTCCCGTTGCCGTTGTTCTCCTCCTCCCACTCCTCTTCGTTCTCCTGCTGCTCCTGCTGCTGCTGTTCCCGCTGCTCGTTCAGCTCGCGCTCGTTCTTGGTGAGCTCCGTCTCGCGCTTGCTGAGCTCCTGTTCCCGCTTCGCGACCTCGTTGCGCTGCTCCTTGAGCTGCGCGAGGTCCTGGTCGAGCTGCTCGCGCTCGGCCGCGACCTCGGCCTGGATCTGCTCGGCGTTCGTGATCGCCTGATTGGCGTCGGCCTGCAGGCCGGCGGTGACGACGACGCCGATGATCACGCCGAGGGCCGCACCCGCGATCCCCACACCGATCAGGAGCGGGGTGCCGGGCGGCTTGGCACCTCCCGGCGTGCCGCCGGGACGCCCCGCGGGCGGGCGTCCGCCGGGGCCGTGCACACCGGCACCGGGAGGCATCGGCGTGGCCGGGCCGGGGGGCACCGGCGCGGGCTCGTGCGCGCGTGACCTGGTGCCGAGGCTCTTGATCGAGCCGAGCAGGTTCTGGCCCATCGCGGCCACGGAACTCTTCGGTGCCTGCCCCTCGGGCGGCAGCATGCCAGGGCCGCCGGGTCCCCCTGGGCCCGGAGCGCCCGGGCCCGGGGGTGCGCCGTAGCCCCCGAAGCCCGGGCCGCCGGGCATTCCGGGGGGCAGAGGGGAACCGGGAGGCGCCTGGCCGGGCGGTGGCCCGGGCGGGCCCGGCGTGAGGGGTGCCGGCGCGCCGGTGCCAGGCACGGCCTGGAGCGCCATCGTGCTGGTGTCCTCGCGCGGTGCGGGGCCGTCGCCGACCGGCACCGGGTGGACCATCGTCTCGTCGGTCCCCGGCCGGCCCGGCCCGGGGCCCTCGGCGGGCAGGGAGACGGTCGGCTCGTCGGGTGCGCGCGTGCCCGCGGCGTCGTCGGGCACCCGGCGGACGGTCAGCTCGTCGACGGGAGAGGCGTGCGGGGCCCGTTCGGCCGGCGCGATGATCCGCGTGGAGTCCTGGCCGGCCGACGGCGGGTTGCCGGTGCCCGACGGCGCGGCGGGCGGCCCGGCAGGGGCTGCCGGGGCGGGTGGCGCCGGTGGTGCGGGGTTCGGCTCGCGGATCCAGTACTCCCAGCCGGGTGGGGCCGGGGGCCAGGACGGGTCGGGCACCCAGCTGGCGTCGGGTCGGAATCCCGGGGGCACTTGCCAACCCGGGGGCGGGTTGAAGCGCACGGCCATGGTTTCTCCTTCAACGTGGGGGCGGGGCCACTATGGAGCATCGGGCATCGAAAAAGCCAGGAGAGCGGCCCCACGATCGGACATTTTGCCCTACCGCGGGACCGGTGCGGTACCCTGCCGCGTTCACCGCACGGCCGCGCCCTCGGGTCAGCCGGAGGTGAGGCGGAGGAAGGCCCCGAGGTCGAGAAGGTGGCGGAGGCCGTTCGCCTCCAGGTCGCCAGGAAGGTAGTCGGTCAGGCGCGGGGAGCGCACCACGACCGCCCGCCACTGTGCCCGGGAGACCGCCACGTTCAGGCGGTTGCGGGACAGCAGGAATCCCATGCCGCGCGAGACGTCATGCGGCGACGACGCCGCGAGCGTCAGGATCACCACCGGCGCCTCGCGCCCCTGGAACAGGTCGACGGTCCCGACGGGCACGCGGTCCAGTCCGGCCTCGGCGAGGGCGCGCCGCACGACGTGCACCTGCGCGTTGTAGGCGGCCACCACCACGACGTCCTCCTGGCCGAGAGGGCGCACCTCCCCGGCGTGCCGCCGCGATCCCGGCCGGGACGTCTCCTCGGTGACCGGCCTCTCGCCCTGCCGGAGGGAGGGGTCGGACCACTCGCGCCCCATCACGGCCTGCACCTGGCGGACGACCTCGGCAGCCTCCTCGGGTGAGGAGAGCCGGTTTCCCTCGTGCGGCACGGGAACGTGATGCACTCCCGGTGCGACGCCGGCGAGGGAGCGCCTCGCGGCGACCGGGTGCGCGTCGAGCTTTCCCGAGTAGGCGAGGTCCGAGACCTTGCGGCACAGCGCCGGATGCATGCGCCACGACGTGTCCAGGAAGTAGCCGAGCTCGTCGGGCAGCACCGCTTCCGCGCCCGCGAGCCAGCCGATCACCGACGAGTCCACGGGCTCAGGATGCCTGCCCTGCGTCACCTGGGGGAGCTGCTGCGGATCACCGAGCAGGAGGACACGCCGGGCGGACCGCACGACGGCGACGGCGTCGGCCAGGGAGAACTGCCCTGCCTCCTCGATCACGAGCAGGTCGAGCCCCGCGGCGGGCCAGCGCCGGTGGGCGAAGTCCCACGCCGTCCCGCCCACCACGCAGCCTCCGGGCTGCCGTGAGGCGAAGTCCGCGAGCGCGTCCGCGCTCAGCTCCTGCCAGGGTGGCGCGAGCGGGCTGTCCGGCGCGCCGGTGCCCGCTCCTGGAGTCAGGCCGCGTCCGCGCGGCACCGCGGATTCCTGCCTCTTCTTGGCCACGACGGCGGCCGGGACCCCGGCCCCGTCCACGGCCGCGTGCAGCATGTTCTCGACGGCCGCGTGGGACTGCGACACCACGCCGACCCGCCACCCGTCGGCGACCAGCCGCGCCACGACCTGCGATCCGAGGCGGGTCTTGCCGGTCCCGGGTGGCCCCTGCACGGCGAGGCTGGAGTCGTCGAGATCTCGCAGGACGCGCTCCACCGTCGTCACCGTGTCGCCGTGATCGTGGGCCTTCGGCAGCTTGCCGTGGCTCACCAGGCGGGGTGGGCGCCGTTCCAGGATGTCCGCCGCGGGACCGGAGGGCAGTCCGCGCCCCTCGCGCCACGAGCGCAGGGCGGTGGCGGCCATCTCCTCGATCGCCTCCTCCTGCGGCCCGTGCCCCGGCCCGGCTCCGGGCGTCAGGGCGACCGGCAGCTGCTCGTGCCCGTCGGTGTCCCGCCGCAGCCGCTCCCGGAGGACGACGACGTCGGTGTCCACCGCGGCGTCCGCGCTCGACCGCACCTCGAGGATCTTGCCCCCGGAGTGCGATCCCCGTACCGCGCGATCCGGCAGGCTCCGCACGACGGGTGGAACCGGCTGGTCGTAGAGAACCTCCACCGCCG encodes:
- a CDS encoding sodium-dependent transporter, with protein sequence MSTQISPEARPREEWTGQVGFILSAIGSAVGLGNIWRFPGVAYENGGGAFLVPYLIALITAGVPILYLDYAIGHRFRGSAPLAMRRISRWFETLGWYQVAICLAIAVYYTAVIAWALSFFWYSFDLRWGDDTTTFFLVDYLQVADVGGADPWFTLDFVPAVLIPLVLVWVVAIIVLSAGVARGVQRVNLLFMPLLLVAFGVLVVRSLFLPGATDGLNALFTPNWAALGDADVWIAAYGQIFFSLSIAFGIMITYASYRRRRGNLTSPGLVVAFANSGFELFAGIGVFAALGFLAGQEGVAFGELEGITGPILSFVTFPALVSQMPAGALFGALFFGSLVMAGFTSLVSILQVVSAAFQEKLSISRRQAAFGIGGVAGVISVLGFSTTTGLIALDTLDNWANNVGIVSAAVAMCVLVIWVARRGRELRFHLNSVSTLQVGGWWTFFVGVLAPLVLGWMLVSRIQTLLVEGYEGYATWYLGVVGWGAIAAFVVFAVVLTLTPWRSPVDVYAPWPRYDRSHTPPARGGKEGAA
- a CDS encoding MetS family NSS transporter small subunit, with amino-acid sequence MNASAIALMVVSLLLVWGGLGVSIAMLVARPERTEWPDGETGGDEQNS
- a CDS encoding D-arabinono-1,4-lactone oxidase, producing the protein MSNDVSVNWAGNLTYSASAVARPGTPQELSDLIRGTDRVKALGSRHSFCDVADTTGTHVLLDAYDDGRPAVVVDPGSGVASLRAGLLYGQAGAALLGQGRALRTMASLPHISLAGAIATATHGSGDANGCLASDVVGLEIVTADGGTRTLRRGDADFPGAVVGLGALGVVTRVEMATDAAFQVSQDVVVDLPWEALLTDLDAITGAAYSVSAFTRWGDDTVSQVWLKSRVDDPSHRPGGDATTGAGRRPAREVLLDLGARDAPGPMHPLAGEDPAASTVQGGVAGPAHERLPHFRAEHTPSTGAELQSEYLVPRERAAEAIDAMRGLGAKVRPLLFAGEIRTVAGDDLWLSPFDGDTLALHFTWKPDGDAVRAVLRDLEAALLPLGARPHWGKIFVASPSDVAAMFPRFADFAALANRMDPQGKFRGGYLTRLLPA
- a CDS encoding DUF2087 domain-containing protein, producing the protein MSTDSSGAGTGAVGDPRRFLHDGRLETLPRRRRDKIAVTRYIATRALPVLLEPVGERELTDRLARLARDPVGLRRAMVDLGLVTRTRDGSEYWRTERTEYEDQDADAVVLATRVLEQELDQTSEES
- a CDS encoding M15 family metallopeptidase, translated to MSSPSDSSPGERADGADEAPDGVLSGPGATRRLSRLPGATFVRAHRRGLRRASTAVVGAAVAAAVLFGSGGSLPRGGAGYAEAPLRSYAAAGEASAIAASGGDITVGQVLGVLERAHQLAMEQGAAMDPQVAQAAAELGMLYTTYRAQQEAIRAASGILDPRDGSVVGGAPGHDGSAADHDDSAPGHDDSASSQGGSQGPGAAAGKEPGDDGSGLTVDIEAVTEVSQVRGLGDKPVDDLGADGSGRLEVEADAHDHDHVTLVTREDLVLAAQRLARLMDPSKADALIVAPVPADGTGTAAGSGDPGLRQNLMTIVDAFGLSTAGFANGRIPVTVLCPLEFAPGHRLRCDAAERFTALNEEYEKRFGRSIPITDSYRTYDAQVTLRALKPTLAAIPGTSNHGWGIAVDLGAPINSGRSAEYAWLRVHGPDYGWDNPGWARLDGSKPEPWHFEFFAAGIIPNRALDVSDISTEDDPRYRPPEKPKPGDEPAAIPAKDTKDPKGSKGDGKSGGSDDPSKDPGDGTPPSSKPSEPTPKPSPSPSKPKPSPSPSPSPSKDPTPTPSPTPSKEPTPSPSPSKEPTPTPSPSPSDGPSEPGDPSGDPSDPSEPTDPGKPSGDPDVSCDESADETAGTRDDGGAGDEPGGDSGADSASAAESEEVAPCGPDDGDGTVGTEQETSSSPSEPSDAPSARTDAMTGVVGSATRSSLARRRDGDGEDPEGEDADDADRGGENVGA
- a CDS encoding STAS domain-containing protein, which produces MDPLPSSSDPASEPGRPGSGIACRHVYEGSILTLWGEVDAQLREAASQAMASLASRPDPAPVIVDARDVTFIDSSGVAFILQVFVLGEETGSTVTLREPSAEVMRVLDMVGISERLLMEEKATA